The following are from one region of the Halorussus rarus genome:
- a CDS encoding thiamine pyrophosphate-dependent enzyme, whose product MSAFNAIGEEREIDRDEFTPEIEPQATWCPGCGDFGVLKALKQAMPEVGRTPEETLLVTGIGCSGKLSSYFRSYGFHSIHGRSLPVARAAKLANPDLEVIAAGGDGDGYGIGGNHFMHTARENHDMTYIVFDNEIFGLTKGQTSPTSPKGHKSKTQPHGSAKQPIRPLSLALTSGASYVARTAAVNPNQAKEILAEAMEHDGFAHVDFLTQCPTWNKDAKQYVPYIDVQDSDDYDFDITDRGEASEMMQEAEDALYEGTVLTGRFYRDADRPSYQEEKQATGDMPEEPLAERYFDEDYEWERSYDLLERHK is encoded by the coding sequence ATGAGTGCATTCAACGCAATCGGCGAGGAGCGCGAGATCGACAGAGACGAGTTCACCCCGGAGATCGAGCCCCAGGCGACGTGGTGTCCGGGCTGCGGCGACTTCGGCGTCCTGAAGGCGCTGAAGCAGGCGATGCCCGAGGTCGGCCGCACCCCCGAGGAGACCCTGCTGGTCACGGGAATCGGCTGTTCCGGAAAGCTCTCGAGCTACTTCCGGAGCTACGGCTTCCACTCCATCCACGGCCGGTCGCTCCCCGTGGCCCGCGCGGCGAAGCTCGCCAACCCCGACCTCGAGGTCATCGCGGCGGGCGGCGACGGCGACGGCTACGGCATCGGCGGGAACCACTTCATGCACACCGCCCGCGAGAACCACGACATGACCTACATCGTCTTCGACAACGAGATCTTCGGGCTCACGAAGGGCCAGACGTCCCCGACCAGCCCGAAGGGCCACAAGTCGAAGACCCAGCCCCACGGTAGCGCAAAGCAGCCGATCCGGCCGCTGTCGCTCGCGCTGACCTCCGGGGCGTCGTACGTCGCTCGGACCGCGGCGGTCAACCCCAACCAGGCCAAGGAGATCCTGGCGGAGGCGATGGAGCACGACGGGTTCGCCCACGTCGACTTCCTGACCCAGTGTCCGACCTGGAACAAGGACGCCAAGCAGTACGTCCCGTACATCGACGTGCAGGACAGCGACGACTACGACTTCGACATCACCGACCGCGGCGAGGCGTCGGAGATGATGCAGGAGGCCGAGGACGCCCTCTACGAGGGCACCGTACTCACCGGCCGGTTCTACCGCGACGCCGACCGTCCGTCCTACCAGGAGGAGAAGCAGGCCACGGGCGACATGCCCGAGGAACCGCTGGCCGAGCGGTACTTCGACGAGGACTACGAGTGGGAGCGCAGCTACGACCTGCTCGAGCGCCACAAGTAA
- the lrpA1 gene encoding HTH-type transcriptional regulator LrpA1 produces the protein MSTQSTEDRILSVLEEDAQASYAEIAERANVSKPTVRKYIEKLEDEGVIVGYSAEIDPKKLSSKSIAMVGIEVASEEYVDATRELKELDEVETLYSSSGDHMLMAEVRAADGDAVGEVISEKILNVEGVTAAHPSFLQERLK, from the coding sequence ATGAGCACGCAGTCCACGGAGGACCGGATTCTATCGGTCCTCGAAGAGGACGCTCAGGCGTCCTACGCCGAGATAGCGGAACGGGCGAACGTCTCGAAGCCCACGGTCCGCAAGTACATCGAAAAGCTCGAAGACGAGGGGGTCATCGTGGGGTACTCCGCCGAGATCGACCCGAAGAAGCTCTCCAGCAAGTCCATCGCGATGGTCGGCATCGAGGTCGCCAGCGAGGAGTACGTCGACGCGACCCGCGAACTCAAGGAGCTCGACGAGGTCGAGACCCTCTACTCCTCGTCGGGCGACCACATGCTCATGGCCGAGGTCCGGGCGGCGGACGGCGACGCCGTCGGCGAGGTCATCAGCGAGAAGATCCTGAACGTCGAGGGCGTGACCGCGGCCCACCCGTCGTTCCTCCAGGAGCGTCTGAAGTAA
- a CDS encoding pyridoxal phosphate-dependent aminotransferase has product MVSERATRTTPFAAMDVLERANRMDDVVHLEVGEPDFDTPAAVTEAAVAALRAGETGYTSSRGKPELRRAIAAYYDRRYGVDVDPERIVVTSGSSPALLLAFSSLVDPGDEVVLTDPYYACYPNFVRQTGGRISTVPLSADEGFRPRASEFDRVLGPETEALLLNSPANPTGAVLEGSTLEELVDLAAENDATVVSDEVYHGLTYEGEDHTVLEYTDDAFVLDGFSKRFAMTGWRLGWMVAPPEYVGHVNRIAQNTLICAPNFVQSGGVAALESGADFLDEVRDTYRERRDYLVSEVEDWGLSMGYTPGGAYYLLIDVSDLPGDAFDAADFFLEEAGVAMTPGPDFGTNAEECLRVSYANSAERLAEASERIQRALASVELSAAD; this is encoded by the coding sequence ATGGTTTCGGAGCGCGCGACTCGGACGACCCCGTTCGCCGCGATGGACGTGCTCGAACGGGCCAACCGGATGGACGACGTGGTACACCTCGAAGTGGGCGAACCCGACTTCGACACTCCGGCGGCAGTCACCGAGGCAGCGGTCGCAGCGCTCCGCGCAGGCGAGACCGGTTACACCTCCTCGCGGGGCAAGCCCGAGCTCCGGCGGGCCATCGCGGCCTACTACGACCGGCGGTACGGCGTTGACGTCGACCCCGAGCGCATCGTCGTCACCTCGGGGTCGTCGCCCGCGCTGCTGCTGGCGTTCTCGTCGCTGGTCGACCCCGGCGACGAGGTGGTGCTGACCGACCCGTACTACGCCTGCTACCCCAACTTCGTCCGCCAGACCGGCGGGCGCATCTCGACGGTCCCGCTGTCGGCCGACGAGGGGTTCCGGCCGCGCGCGAGCGAGTTCGACCGCGTCCTTGGCCCGGAGACCGAGGCGCTGCTGCTCAACTCGCCCGCAAACCCGACCGGCGCGGTGCTCGAGGGCTCGACGCTGGAGGAGCTGGTCGACCTGGCCGCCGAGAACGACGCCACCGTGGTCTCCGACGAGGTGTACCACGGGCTGACCTACGAGGGCGAGGACCACACCGTGCTGGAGTACACCGACGACGCCTTCGTGCTCGACGGCTTCTCGAAGCGGTTCGCGATGACCGGGTGGCGGCTCGGCTGGATGGTCGCGCCGCCGGAGTACGTCGGTCACGTCAACCGCATCGCGCAGAACACGCTCATCTGCGCGCCCAACTTCGTCCAGTCCGGCGGCGTCGCGGCGCTCGAATCGGGTGCGGACTTCCTCGACGAGGTCCGGGACACCTACCGCGAGCGCCGGGACTACCTCGTGAGCGAGGTCGAGGACTGGGGGCTGAGCATGGGGTACACCCCCGGCGGCGCGTACTACCTGCTCATCGACGTGAGCGATCTACCCGGGGACGCCTTCGACGCCGCGGACTTCTTCCTCGAGGAGGCGGGCGTGGCGATGACGCCCGGCCCCGACTTCGGCACGAACGCCGAGGAGTGCCTGCGGGTGTCGTACGCCAACAGCGCCGAGCGGCTGGCCGAGGCCTCGGAGCGCATCCAGCGCGCGCTGGCGAGCGTCGAGCTCTCGGCCGCGGACTGA
- a CDS encoding SRPBCC family protein — translation MPTYQREVRVDAPLDDVWAFHSRIGGLEALTPDWMHLRVEGVRGPDGDERDADAELTAGSEIDLSVRPFGVGPRQRWTSRIVRSEESDGAAVFEDVMDDGPFPAWRHAHQFYAVDERTTLVRDRVTYELPIVRGLLGPLGRLGFEPMFRERHRRTRRALEGWRPADGDSRAEHQRSE, via the coding sequence GTGCCAACCTACCAGCGCGAGGTCCGGGTCGACGCGCCGCTCGACGACGTGTGGGCGTTCCACTCCCGAATCGGGGGACTGGAGGCACTTACGCCCGACTGGATGCACCTCCGGGTCGAGGGCGTCCGCGGGCCGGACGGCGACGAGCGCGACGCCGACGCCGAACTGACGGCCGGGTCCGAAATCGACCTGTCGGTGCGACCGTTCGGCGTCGGGCCCCGCCAGCGGTGGACGTCGCGCATCGTCCGTAGCGAGGAGAGCGACGGCGCGGCGGTCTTCGAGGACGTGATGGACGACGGCCCGTTCCCCGCGTGGCGACACGCCCACCAGTTCTACGCCGTCGACGAGCGCACCACGCTCGTCCGCGACCGAGTGACGTACGAGCTTCCGATCGTTCGCGGCCTGCTCGGACCGCTCGGCCGGTTGGGCTTCGAGCCGATGTTCCGCGAGCGCCACCGCCGGACGAGGCGGGCTCTCGAGGGCTGGCGACCGGCCGACGGGGACTCACGCGCCGAGCATCAGCGGTCCGAGTAA
- a CDS encoding tripartite tricarboxylate transporter permease encodes MEALGARVGLEVGASVAVLAFVLGGIALGALSGLTPGLHVNNLALLLASVAPAVPGPPRLVGAAMLAAGVVHSFLDAVPALALGVPDAAMAATALPGHRLVIAGRGREAVRLSALGSGLAVAFAVPLAIPVTRAMTVAYPVVRAHLPIVLGLVVAFLLLTEGSLRATAGALAAFFGSAALGHATLDLAPAAPLDAGGMLTPLFAGLFGAPVLIEACSGSGVPEQADAEIATSRRSVWVTALTGSVAGAVVGYLPGVSAAVAAVLALAVVPGSTDARGFVVTTSGVNTANTIFALFALAALGTPRTGVMVALREAGAPVNLPLLLATAGVAGVAGFLLVLGVGDRYLRAAGAVDQFRLSAAVLVLLAGLSWLFAGVVGVAVFGVATLVGLVPARYGARRVHLMGVLLGPLMLGA; translated from the coding sequence ATGGAGGCACTCGGCGCGAGAGTCGGACTCGAAGTGGGAGCGTCAGTCGCGGTGCTGGCGTTCGTCCTCGGCGGCATCGCGCTCGGCGCGCTCAGCGGGCTGACGCCGGGCCTCCACGTCAACAACCTCGCGCTGCTGCTGGCGTCGGTCGCGCCCGCGGTGCCCGGCCCGCCCCGGCTCGTCGGCGCGGCGATGCTCGCGGCCGGCGTGGTCCACTCGTTCCTCGACGCGGTGCCGGCGCTGGCGCTCGGGGTGCCCGACGCCGCGATGGCCGCCACCGCCCTGCCGGGCCACCGCCTCGTCATCGCGGGTCGGGGCCGGGAGGCGGTGCGGCTCTCGGCGCTCGGGAGCGGACTCGCGGTCGCGTTCGCGGTCCCGCTCGCGATTCCGGTCACCCGCGCCATGACGGTCGCCTACCCCGTCGTGCGCGCCCACCTCCCGATCGTTCTCGGGCTGGTCGTCGCCTTCCTGCTGCTCACCGAGGGGTCGCTCCGGGCGACCGCGGGGGCCCTGGCTGCCTTCTTCGGCAGCGCCGCGCTCGGTCACGCGACGCTCGACCTCGCGCCCGCCGCGCCCCTCGACGCCGGCGGGATGCTCACGCCGCTGTTCGCCGGGCTGTTCGGCGCGCCGGTCCTCATCGAGGCCTGTTCCGGGTCCGGCGTCCCCGAGCAGGCCGACGCGGAAATCGCGACCTCCCGGCGGTCCGTCTGGGTCACGGCACTGACCGGGAGCGTCGCGGGCGCGGTCGTCGGCTACCTCCCGGGGGTCTCGGCCGCGGTCGCAGCTGTATTGGCGCTGGCGGTCGTCCCCGGGTCGACCGACGCCCGCGGGTTCGTGGTGACCACCAGCGGCGTCAACACCGCCAACACGATTTTCGCGCTGTTCGCGCTCGCGGCGCTCGGCACGCCCCGGACCGGCGTCATGGTCGCGCTGCGGGAGGCCGGCGCGCCCGTGAACCTCCCGCTCCTGCTCGCGACCGCGGGCGTCGCCGGGGTCGCGGGCTTCCTGCTGGTGCTCGGGGTCGGCGACCGCTACCTCCGGGCGGCCGGGGCGGTCGACCAGTTCCGGCTCTCGGCGGCCGTGCTCGTCCTGCTGGCCGGACTGAGCTGGCTGTTCGCCGGGGTCGTCGGGGTCGCCGTCTTCGGCGTGGCGACGCTGGTGGGCCTCGTCCCCGCGCGGTACGGCGCCCGCCGGGTCCACCTGATGGGGGTGTTACTCGGACCGCTGATGCTCGGCGCGTGA
- the rpl12p gene encoding 50S ribosomal protein P1, which produces MEYVYAALILNESGEEINEDNLTGVLDAAGVDVEESRVKALVAALEDVDIDEAVEQAAAVPAGGAAAGGAAAEGGADEDSEEAEGGEEEEEEAAEEEEDEDEEASGEGLGELFG; this is translated from the coding sequence ATGGAATACGTTTACGCTGCACTCATCCTGAACGAATCGGGCGAAGAGATCAACGAAGACAACCTCACCGGCGTCCTCGACGCCGCCGGCGTCGACGTCGAGGAGTCCCGCGTCAAGGCGCTCGTCGCCGCGCTGGAGGACGTCGACATCGACGAGGCCGTCGAGCAGGCCGCGGCCGTGCCCGCCGGCGGCGCCGCCGCGGGCGGCGCTGCCGCCGAGGGCGGTGCCGACGAGGATAGCGAAGAGGCCGAAGGTGGCGAGGAAGAAGAAGAGGAAGCGGCCGAAGAAGAGGAAGACGAGGACGAAGAGGCCAGCGGCGAGGGCCTCGGCGAACTCTTCGGCTGA